A DNA window from Anaerocolumna sp. AGMB13020 contains the following coding sequences:
- a CDS encoding ABC transporter ATP-binding protein — protein sequence MLKVENLDVSYGAIHALHNISLTVNDGEVVSLIGANGAGKTTTLHAITGLIESSSGSVEYDGKDLRKTRASDIITLGMAHVPEGRHVFTRMTVQENLEMGAFILKDNSMVKKNMDMVYNYFPRLKERRKQLAGTLSGGEQQMLATGRALMSNPRIVLMDEPSMGLSPLLVKEIFKIIRTLHNNGITVLLVEQNAKMALAISDRAYVLETGSITMSGKASELLKDENVKKAYLGA from the coding sequence ATGTTAAAAGTTGAGAATCTTGACGTATCTTATGGTGCCATCCATGCCTTGCATAATATCAGCCTGACGGTAAATGACGGAGAGGTGGTATCATTAATCGGAGCGAACGGTGCCGGAAAGACTACCACTCTTCATGCCATAACCGGTCTTATAGAGAGTTCATCCGGCAGTGTGGAATATGACGGTAAAGACTTACGTAAGACAAGAGCCAGTGACATCATAACTCTTGGAATGGCACATGTACCGGAAGGGCGCCATGTGTTTACAAGGATGACAGTACAGGAGAACCTTGAAATGGGAGCGTTCATACTGAAGGATAATTCCATGGTTAAGAAGAATATGGATATGGTGTATAATTACTTTCCAAGACTAAAGGAACGGCGCAAGCAGCTTGCCGGCACTCTTTCAGGCGGAGAACAGCAGATGCTCGCCACCGGCCGTGCTTTAATGAGCAATCCCAGAATTGTATTGATGGATGAGCCGTCTATGGGACTGTCCCCCCTTTTAGTAAAGGAAATCTTTAAGATTATCCGTACCCTTCACAACAATGGGATAACAGTTCTGTTAGTTGAGCAGAATGCAAAGATGGCATTGGCAATCTCAGATAGGGCATACGTACTCGAGACAGGTTCCATTACCATGAGCGGCAAGGCATCTGAGCTATTAAAAGATGAGAATGTGAAGAAAGCATATCTTGGCGCTTAG
- a CDS encoding branched-chain amino acid ABC transporter permease encodes MKKDRIRATLINFISILVLFGILVLLCSTGTLSNYIKGILMVCCISIIMACSLNITVGYLGQIALGDCGFMAIGAYTGALITKAMESGNILVGIGAPNTLRFLIATLAGGIIAAVFGVLVGIPALRLRGDYLAIITLGFGEIIRVVIQNLKFAGGKGFSKGQAGQALIGINRIADIYVVFWIMIISVALLYTFIRSKYGRAITAIRDDDIAASASGINTTFYKVLAFTVSAFFAGVAGSIFAHYIGSLNAAAFGWLKSTEYVIMVVFGGMGSITGSIIAAIVLTALPEALREFSGYRMLAYSVALILVMIFKPTGLLGTYEFSLFKLIKTGKGKRAKEKPLTTDTAATKVEEKEES; translated from the coding sequence ATGAAAAAAGATCGGATTCGAGCAACTCTAATTAATTTTATAAGCATCTTAGTTCTTTTTGGGATTTTGGTTTTATTGTGTTCTACGGGCACATTATCCAATTATATAAAGGGAATTCTGATGGTATGCTGTATTTCAATCATCATGGCCTGCTCTCTTAACATAACAGTGGGTTACTTAGGACAGATAGCACTTGGCGACTGTGGGTTTATGGCAATCGGTGCATATACGGGAGCTTTGATCACCAAAGCCATGGAGTCAGGTAATATATTGGTTGGAATTGGTGCTCCAAATACTTTGCGGTTTCTGATTGCAACGTTGGCCGGTGGCATCATCGCAGCTGTTTTTGGTGTTCTGGTAGGTATCCCGGCACTGCGCCTGCGAGGAGATTATCTTGCAATCATTACTCTTGGTTTTGGTGAAATTATCCGTGTTGTTATCCAGAACCTTAAATTTGCCGGTGGTAAAGGTTTCTCAAAAGGGCAGGCAGGGCAGGCACTGATAGGCATAAACCGTATCGCTGATATTTATGTGGTATTCTGGATTATGATAATATCCGTAGCGCTGCTTTATACTTTCATCCGTTCCAAATACGGGCGTGCAATAACAGCCATCAGGGATGATGATATAGCTGCCAGTGCTTCTGGTATCAATACAACTTTTTATAAGGTATTGGCATTTACGGTATCTGCATTTTTCGCAGGAGTAGCGGGAAGTATATTTGCTCATTACATCGGTTCATTGAATGCGGCTGCCTTTGGTTGGTTAAAGTCCACAGAATATGTCATCATGGTAGTCTTCGGCGGAATGGGTTCTATTACCGGCTCCATTATAGCGGCAATTGTCCTTACTGCATTACCTGAAGCGTTAAGGGAGTTCTCCGGGTACCGTATGCTGGCATATTCCGTAGCTTTGATTCTGGTAATGATCTTTAAGCCTACAGGGTTACTTGGTACTTATGAGTTCTCCTTGTTTAAGCTTATCAAAACGGGAAAAGGTAAGAGAGCAAAAGAGAAGCCTTTGACTACAGATACTGCAGCGACAAAAGTTGAAGAAAAGGAGGAATCATAA
- a CDS encoding branched-chain amino acid ABC transporter permease, with protein sequence MSTEVVIFIQQVINGLKIGSVYALVALGYTMVYGIIRLINFAHGDFIMVGSYTMLYSIPLMVALGMPAWMAVILAVAVCGLVGVTVEKVAYKPVRKKGNNMSALITAIAMSLFLENFAQTIFGAAPKPIGTIFSIPDLKFDTIKFNGNTILTITLGITVMILLQLFVQKTKMGKAMRAVSEDGQAAILMGVNKNRIITITFAIGSSLAAIASLMYCASYPQATPTLGAMLGLKAFVAAVLGGIGIIPGAMLGGIVVGLVESLTKAYIGQLTGGVITSAFSDAIVFGILIIVLLVKPSGILGKNLGEKV encoded by the coding sequence ATGTCAACGGAAGTCGTCATTTTTATTCAACAGGTTATTAATGGATTAAAAATAGGCAGCGTGTATGCCTTGGTAGCCTTGGGGTATACCATGGTATATGGCATTATCCGGCTGATTAATTTTGCACATGGGGATTTTATTATGGTAGGCAGCTATACCATGCTGTATTCCATACCGCTGATGGTAGCACTTGGAATGCCTGCCTGGATGGCTGTCATTCTGGCTGTGGCAGTCTGCGGTCTGGTGGGGGTTACTGTAGAGAAGGTAGCATATAAACCCGTACGTAAAAAAGGAAATAACATGTCAGCCCTGATTACGGCCATTGCTATGAGCTTATTCTTGGAGAACTTTGCGCAAACAATCTTTGGTGCGGCACCAAAGCCTATCGGAACAATATTTTCAATTCCGGATTTAAAATTTGATACCATTAAATTTAACGGAAACACCATACTTACCATTACTCTTGGCATTACGGTTATGATTCTGTTACAGCTCTTCGTACAGAAGACCAAAATGGGGAAAGCCATGAGAGCGGTATCGGAGGATGGTCAGGCAGCTATCTTAATGGGCGTTAACAAAAACAGGATCATTACCATAACCTTTGCCATTGGATCAAGTCTTGCGGCAATTGCCTCCTTAATGTACTGCGCTTCTTATCCCCAGGCAACCCCTACATTGGGAGCCATGCTTGGTCTGAAGGCCTTTGTAGCAGCAGTTCTTGGAGGAATTGGTATCATACCGGGAGCCATGCTTGGTGGTATTGTAGTAGGTCTGGTAGAGAGCCTGACAAAAGCCTATATAGGACAGCTAACAGGAGGCGTTATTACCTCTGCCTTCTCGGATGCCATTGTATTCGGTATTCTGATAATAGTATTACTTGTTAAACCTTCCGGTATTCTCGGAAAAAATTTAGGCGAGAAAGTGTAG
- a CDS encoding ABC transporter substrate-binding protein — MKKRLLAVIMAVIMVAVLLSGCGTKSDSTSSNGSDSGSDTPAATEAPDSSEASGTIKIGTISPNTGNLAAYGEAVVNGMKLAAEEINAAGGVLGQQLELVSLDDKGDSTEGANAFNKLADDSAISAVIGSVTSGVTTGLAPLANEAKIVLLTPTATADTVTEDDDYVFRACFKDSYQGKMAAKFAAEKLGVKKVAVLYASGDAYSAGLREAFLAAAKEFGLEVVAEESSSSVDDTEYSSQLTNIANSGAEYLFAPYYYSSVGPYIVPQARAAGFSGVIMGADGFDGTIGTMVDDKSLYNNCFFTNHYSPDDTADAVQNFVKAYSDKFGAESLNALAALAYDSVYMLKQSIEKAGSADRTAIRDAMSGMSFSGVTGSFTLDVSGTPEKSVAIIEFKDGAAVWNSTLGN, encoded by the coding sequence ATGAAGAAAAGGTTATTAGCAGTCATCATGGCTGTTATCATGGTAGCTGTACTTTTATCCGGATGCGGCACCAAATCAGATTCAACAAGCAGCAACGGGTCTGATTCAGGCAGTGATACACCTGCGGCAACAGAAGCTCCTGATTCATCGGAAGCATCAGGAACAATCAAGATCGGAACCATCTCACCCAACACTGGAAACTTAGCTGCCTATGGTGAAGCCGTAGTAAACGGCATGAAGCTTGCTGCGGAGGAAATCAACGCAGCCGGTGGTGTTCTCGGACAGCAGCTGGAACTGGTATCGCTGGATGATAAAGGTGATTCCACAGAAGGTGCCAATGCTTTTAACAAGCTGGCTGACGATTCTGCGATCAGTGCCGTTATCGGTTCTGTAACAAGTGGTGTAACTACTGGTCTTGCACCTTTGGCAAATGAAGCAAAGATTGTGTTATTAACACCTACAGCAACTGCTGACACAGTAACAGAAGATGATGATTATGTGTTCAGAGCTTGCTTTAAGGATTCCTACCAGGGAAAAATGGCGGCAAAATTTGCTGCAGAAAAATTAGGCGTTAAGAAAGTAGCAGTACTTTATGCTTCCGGTGATGCATATTCTGCAGGTCTTCGTGAAGCCTTCCTTGCAGCAGCGAAAGAATTCGGTCTTGAAGTGGTAGCGGAAGAAAGTTCCTCCTCTGTAGATGATACCGAATATTCTTCTCAGCTGACCAACATCGCAAACAGCGGTGCAGAGTATCTCTTTGCTCCTTACTACTACAGCTCCGTTGGACCTTACATCGTACCTCAGGCAAGAGCAGCGGGCTTTAGCGGCGTAATCATGGGGGCTGACGGTTTCGACGGAACCATCGGAACCATGGTAGATGATAAGAGCCTCTACAACAACTGCTTCTTTACAAATCACTACTCACCGGATGATACAGCAGATGCCGTTCAGAACTTTGTTAAAGCTTACAGCGATAAATTCGGTGCAGAAAGCCTTAATGCACTTGCAGCTTTGGCATATGACTCCGTATATATGCTAAAACAGTCTATCGAAAAGGCTGGATCAGCAGACAGAACAGCAATCCGTGATGCTATGAGCGGAATGAGCTTTTCGGGCGTTACCGGAAGCTTTACCCTCGATGTTAGCGGAACACCGGAGAAGTCAGTTGCTATTATTGAATTCAAAGACGGTGCAGCTGTATGGAATAGTACACTTGGTAACTAA
- a CDS encoding phosphoketolase family protein: MTEKTKTYLTDNELKKINAYWSACNYLAAGMIYLKDNPLLKQPLKAEHVKSRLLGHWGTSPGLSFSYVHLNRLINKYDLNMIFIAGPGHGAPGVLAPGYLEGGYSEVYPDKSEDEEGLKKFFKQFSFPGGIGSHCTPETPGSIHEGGELGYSLSHAYGAAFDNPDLIVAAVVGDGEAETGPLATSWHSNKFVNPARDGAVLPILHLNGYKIANPTLLARISHEELECLFKGYGYKPYFVEGDDPALMHNAMAEAMENAILEIKAIQKEARTTGKITRPRWPMIILRSPKGWTGPKVVDGQKVEGFWRAHQVPLSGIHENPEHLKMLEDWLKSYHPEELFDEDGKLIADLKELAPKGNRRMSANPITNGGLLRKDLRMPDFKNYSVKVEKPGCSEYENTKPLGELLRDIFRNNPENFRMFGPDETSSNRLTAVYDVSKKSWMADYYEEDITDGSEMTVDGKVMEMLSEHTLVGWLEGYLLTGRHGFFHTYEAFSHVIDSMFNQHAKWLDICKHEILWRSPIASENILLSSTVWRQDHNGFSHQDPGFLDVVTNKSPEVVRIYLPPDVNCLLSTMDHCLRSTGYVNVIVADKQKHMQYLSIDDAVKHCTKGIGIWDWASNDNNSEEPDLVMACCGDIPTKEALAATAILREEFPDIKIRFINVVDLMKLMSSSEHPHGLTDEEFNSLFTKDKPVILNFHGYPSLIHKLCFKRSHPHRIHVHGYHEKGNINTPLELAIQNKIDRFNLVIDAIDNTPTLGSKGAHVREKMKNTIIENLEYAYTYGIDKDEILNWEWPF, encoded by the coding sequence ATGACGGAGAAAACCAAAACCTATTTAACCGACAATGAGCTGAAGAAAATAAATGCTTATTGGAGCGCCTGCAATTATCTTGCAGCCGGTATGATTTATCTCAAAGATAATCCCTTATTAAAGCAGCCTCTGAAAGCAGAACATGTAAAGAGCAGACTGTTAGGTCACTGGGGAACCAGTCCCGGATTATCTTTTTCCTATGTCCACCTTAACCGGCTGATTAATAAATATGATTTAAATATGATTTTCATCGCGGGACCCGGACACGGTGCTCCCGGCGTTCTTGCCCCCGGCTATCTGGAAGGCGGGTATTCCGAAGTTTACCCTGATAAGAGTGAAGATGAAGAAGGCTTAAAGAAATTCTTTAAACAATTCTCTTTCCCCGGCGGTATCGGAAGCCATTGCACACCAGAAACCCCCGGCTCCATACATGAAGGCGGTGAGCTTGGCTACAGCCTTTCCCATGCTTACGGAGCAGCGTTTGACAATCCCGACCTGATCGTTGCTGCCGTGGTCGGTGACGGAGAAGCAGAAACCGGACCACTGGCTACCTCCTGGCATTCCAATAAATTTGTGAACCCTGCAAGAGACGGTGCCGTACTTCCTATTCTTCATTTAAATGGTTACAAAATCGCTAACCCTACTTTACTTGCAAGAATCAGCCATGAAGAGCTGGAGTGCCTGTTCAAAGGCTATGGTTACAAGCCTTACTTTGTTGAGGGTGATGATCCTGCTCTTATGCACAATGCCATGGCAGAGGCGATGGAAAACGCTATTCTGGAAATCAAGGCTATTCAGAAGGAAGCTAGAACCACAGGTAAAATAACCAGACCCAGATGGCCTATGATCATCTTAAGATCCCCTAAAGGCTGGACCGGCCCTAAGGTGGTTGACGGACAAAAGGTAGAAGGCTTCTGGCGCGCCCATCAGGTTCCCTTATCCGGAATCCATGAGAATCCCGAGCATCTTAAAATGCTGGAGGACTGGCTTAAGAGCTATCATCCGGAAGAATTATTTGATGAAGATGGTAAGCTGATTGCCGACTTAAAGGAGCTGGCTCCCAAAGGAAACCGCAGAATGAGTGCCAATCCTATTACCAACGGCGGTCTGTTAAGAAAAGACCTTCGTATGCCTGACTTTAAGAATTACAGCGTTAAGGTTGAAAAGCCCGGCTGTTCCGAGTATGAGAACACCAAACCACTGGGTGAGCTGTTAAGAGATATCTTCCGCAACAATCCTGAAAACTTCCGTATGTTCGGTCCCGATGAGACTTCCTCCAACAGGCTTACTGCCGTTTATGACGTCAGCAAAAAGTCCTGGATGGCAGACTATTATGAGGAGGATATCACAGACGGCAGCGAGATGACTGTTGACGGTAAAGTCATGGAGATGTTAAGTGAACATACACTGGTAGGCTGGCTGGAAGGATATCTCCTGACCGGTCGTCATGGCTTCTTCCATACCTATGAAGCTTTCTCCCATGTTATTGATTCCATGTTCAATCAGCATGCAAAATGGCTGGACATCTGCAAACATGAGATATTATGGCGTTCTCCCATCGCTTCTGAGAACATCCTGTTATCTTCAACAGTTTGGCGTCAGGACCATAACGGCTTCTCCCACCAGGATCCTGGTTTCTTAGATGTAGTTACCAACAAAAGCCCGGAAGTTGTTCGGATCTATCTTCCGCCGGATGTTAACTGCCTATTATCTACCATGGATCATTGCTTAAGAAGTACCGGATATGTAAATGTTATCGTAGCTGATAAACAGAAGCATATGCAGTATTTAAGCATTGATGATGCCGTAAAACACTGCACCAAAGGCATTGGCATCTGGGATTGGGCAAGCAATGATAACAATTCCGAGGAACCGGACCTTGTAATGGCCTGCTGCGGTGATATTCCTACCAAGGAAGCTCTGGCTGCAACTGCTATCCTCCGTGAAGAATTCCCGGATATAAAAATCCGATTTATCAATGTGGTGGACCTGATGAAGCTTATGTCTTCCTCTGAACATCCCCACGGGCTCACAGACGAGGAATTCAATTCTTTATTCACAAAAGACAAGCCGGTTATCCTGAATTTCCACGGATACCCCTCCTTAATCCACAAGCTGTGCTTTAAGAGAAGCCATCCTCATAGAATCCATGTTCACGGATACCATGAGAAAGGTAATATAAACACTCCTCTGGAACTTGCTATCCAGAATAAGATCGACCGCTTCAATTTGGTTATCGATGCCATCGATAATACTCCTACTCTGGGCTCTAAAGGTGCTCATGTTCGTGAGAAGATGAAGAACACTATAATTGAGAATCTTGAGTATGCGTATACCTACGGTATTGATAAGGACGAAATCCTTAACTGGGAATGGCCATTTTAA
- a CDS encoding valine--tRNA ligase: MDKKYDFKMAEKEMQELWEKESIYSFGKGREKKVFSIDTPPPTVSGSLHIGHVFSYTQAEMIARYKRMQGYDVFYPFGFDDNGLPTERLVEKVQKIKPGELSRTEYNKRCMDTVKGYEEEFKAMWKSLGFSVDWSLEYQTISQRTQRISQRSFLHLVKAKKAYLKESPVHWCTECQTSIAQAELETKDTESSFHYLTFETEGSPLIIATTRPELLYGCVSIFVNPEDERYRQLIGQKAKVPLYDFWIPVLADEQAEKEKGTGAVMCATFGDSTDVEWYQKHKLPFKKVIMENGRISSEVPFIGNLGIKKARTEIVRLLEERGLIRKREDIIHAVAVHERCGTEIEILPSAQWYIDIMTEKERFLKAADEINWYPEHMKNRYRIWVENLKWDWCISRQRNFGVPFPLWYCKDCGSPLLAEEEQLPVNPLEDKPRKPCSCGCKEYHAETAVFDTWATSSVTPLINAGYGEEEDLTGELLPMGMRSQAHEIIRTWAFYTIVKSLYHTGKIPWKDIMISGFVLAGRGEKISKSKNNAVLSPVQLIETHSADAIRYWAAGAKLGTDTFFEEEDLKVSKRFLTKLYNAAKFAFMHLEDYEDTAKAELLPADKWILQRVSETTANAESLLEQYEIGQARHLIDELFWKDFCDYYIEIVKERLYQPEKHGWEERRSGQYALYHSLYGILKLYAIYTPHMTDYIYQQFYRKEGEAVSIHQTLWKTDKSDGAIAEFGQRLQGVIGEVRKKKAEQQLSMKEEMEELVITCPAYLVKYFQQSEKDIRACTSARKIIIRN, translated from the coding sequence ATGGATAAGAAGTATGATTTTAAGATGGCAGAAAAGGAAATGCAGGAGCTTTGGGAGAAAGAAAGTATTTATAGCTTTGGAAAAGGAAGAGAGAAGAAGGTATTCTCAATTGATACACCACCGCCTACGGTTAGTGGAAGCCTTCATATCGGTCATGTATTTTCTTACACCCAGGCAGAAATGATTGCCCGCTATAAGCGGATGCAGGGATATGATGTGTTCTATCCCTTTGGCTTTGACGATAACGGCCTCCCCACAGAACGCCTGGTAGAAAAGGTTCAAAAGATAAAACCCGGTGAGTTAAGCAGAACGGAGTATAACAAAAGATGTATGGATACGGTAAAGGGATACGAAGAAGAGTTTAAAGCTATGTGGAAGAGCCTTGGCTTTAGTGTTGACTGGTCTTTGGAATACCAGACAATCTCACAGCGTACCCAAAGAATCTCACAGCGCTCCTTTCTTCATCTGGTAAAAGCAAAGAAGGCGTACCTTAAGGAATCACCGGTACACTGGTGTACGGAATGTCAAACCTCCATAGCCCAGGCAGAGCTGGAGACGAAGGACACGGAATCCTCTTTTCATTACCTGACCTTTGAAACGGAAGGTTCTCCCCTTATCATAGCTACCACAAGACCGGAGCTGCTCTATGGCTGTGTATCGATTTTCGTAAATCCGGAGGATGAACGTTATAGGCAGCTTATCGGGCAGAAGGCAAAGGTACCTTTGTATGATTTCTGGATTCCTGTTCTTGCAGATGAACAGGCGGAGAAAGAGAAGGGCACAGGGGCGGTTATGTGTGCTACCTTTGGTGACAGTACAGATGTAGAGTGGTATCAGAAGCATAAGCTGCCCTTTAAGAAAGTTATAATGGAAAACGGTAGGATATCTTCAGAGGTACCTTTTATCGGTAATCTTGGCATAAAGAAGGCCAGAACTGAGATTGTAAGGCTGTTAGAAGAGAGAGGCCTGATTCGTAAGAGAGAGGATATTATCCATGCCGTTGCCGTTCACGAAAGGTGCGGTACAGAAATAGAAATCCTTCCTTCTGCCCAATGGTATATTGACATTATGACGGAGAAGGAACGTTTTCTTAAGGCAGCTGATGAAATCAACTGGTATCCGGAACATATGAAGAACCGCTACCGTATCTGGGTAGAGAATCTGAAATGGGATTGGTGTATTTCAAGACAGAGGAATTTCGGCGTACCTTTTCCGCTGTGGTACTGCAAAGACTGCGGAAGCCCTTTGCTGGCGGAAGAGGAGCAGCTGCCTGTTAATCCGCTGGAGGATAAGCCACGTAAGCCTTGCAGCTGCGGCTGTAAGGAATATCATGCAGAGACGGCTGTATTTGATACCTGGGCAACTTCCTCCGTAACACCTCTGATCAATGCAGGTTATGGAGAGGAGGAGGACCTGACTGGGGAACTGCTTCCTATGGGCATGAGAAGCCAGGCTCATGAAATTATTCGTACCTGGGCTTTTTATACGATTGTAAAGAGCTTATACCATACGGGAAAGATTCCCTGGAAAGACATTATGATAAGCGGATTCGTACTGGCAGGACGGGGGGAGAAAATCAGTAAATCCAAGAATAACGCAGTGCTTTCTCCGGTACAGCTTATTGAAACTCATTCTGCGGATGCTATAAGATATTGGGCGGCCGGTGCCAAGCTTGGGACGGATACTTTCTTTGAAGAGGAGGACTTAAAAGTATCAAAGCGCTTTCTGACGAAATTGTATAATGCGGCGAAATTTGCCTTTATGCATCTTGAGGATTATGAAGACACTGCAAAGGCTGAACTTCTGCCTGCGGATAAATGGATCCTGCAAAGAGTAAGTGAAACAACAGCAAATGCAGAATCACTCCTTGAACAGTACGAAATCGGTCAGGCAAGGCATTTGATCGATGAATTATTCTGGAAGGATTTCTGTGATTATTATATAGAAATCGTAAAAGAACGTCTGTATCAGCCTGAAAAGCATGGCTGGGAAGAACGGAGATCCGGACAATATGCACTGTATCACAGCCTGTACGGTATCCTTAAGCTCTATGCTATTTACACTCCTCATATGACAGACTATATCTACCAGCAGTTTTACCGTAAGGAGGGTGAGGCAGTATCCATACACCAGACCTTATGGAAGACTGACAAAAGTGACGGTGCAATCGCAGAATTTGGTCAGCGTCTTCAAGGGGTAATCGGAGAGGTTAGGAAGAAAAAAGCAGAACAGCAGTTATCCATGAAAGAGGAAATGGAAGAGCTGGTTATAACCTGTCCGGCCTATCTGGTAAAGTACTTTCAGCAGTCGGAGAAGGATATCAGAGCCTGCACAAGTGCCAGGAAAATAATTATCAGAAACTAA
- a CDS encoding aspartate aminotransferase family protein: MLKDALPKINTPLPGPKASAILERRSEAVPGAIKSVYPCVISRGEGAMLEDVDGNIFLDWVGGVGVLNIGYSHPELIGAVKEQTEKYFHAMMNIVTHEGYIKLAEKMNEIVPVKSAKRKTMFANSGAEAIENAVKVAKSYTGRPNVIVFSGAFHGRTLLASTMTAKKAYASGLGPFPDGIYRAEFPYLYRGPEGYSEEGAIAYYIEKLIKVFEEASPAEHIAAIVVEPVQGEGGFVPAPIEWVKAVRRICDEKGILLVADEVQTGFARSGKMFVSNYWEEAGAAPDIIATAKSIAGGVPLSAITASAEIFDGVKNGIIGGTYGGNALACASALKVIEIIERDNLCARSLEIATKVKGAFHLWHEEFEEIGDVRGIGCMTGIEFVTDKKSKSPNARLVSDIVIYCAEHGLIVESAGTYSNVIRFLCPLVVTDEQLDCGLSILYNAVKACR, from the coding sequence ATGCTAAAAGATGCGTTACCTAAAATAAATACCCCATTACCCGGCCCCAAGGCCAGTGCTATATTGGAGAGAAGAAGTGAGGCAGTACCTGGCGCCATCAAATCGGTGTATCCCTGTGTAATCAGCAGAGGGGAAGGGGCGATGTTAGAGGATGTGGACGGGAATATATTCCTTGACTGGGTAGGAGGTGTCGGAGTATTAAATATTGGATACAGCCATCCGGAGCTGATAGGGGCTGTAAAAGAACAGACTGAAAAATATTTTCATGCTATGATGAATATCGTAACGCATGAGGGTTATATTAAACTTGCTGAGAAGATGAACGAAATCGTTCCTGTTAAGTCTGCCAAAAGAAAGACAATGTTTGCAAATTCCGGTGCAGAAGCCATTGAGAATGCAGTGAAAGTGGCAAAGTCCTATACCGGAAGACCGAATGTCATCGTATTTTCAGGAGCTTTTCACGGCAGGACCTTACTTGCTTCTACCATGACGGCAAAGAAAGCCTATGCATCAGGTCTTGGACCTTTTCCGGATGGTATATACCGGGCGGAGTTCCCTTATCTGTACCGTGGACCGGAAGGATATAGTGAGGAAGGTGCTATAGCTTATTATATTGAGAAATTAATAAAGGTATTTGAAGAGGCTTCACCTGCTGAACATATAGCTGCCATTGTAGTGGAACCCGTTCAGGGGGAAGGCGGATTTGTTCCGGCACCCATAGAATGGGTTAAGGCTGTGAGAAGAATCTGTGACGAGAAGGGGATTCTTCTGGTAGCAGATGAGGTTCAGACTGGTTTTGCCAGGTCAGGAAAAATGTTCGTGTCAAATTATTGGGAAGAGGCTGGAGCTGCACCTGATATCATTGCCACTGCCAAGTCCATAGCGGGAGGAGTGCCGCTAAGTGCCATAACTGCTTCGGCTGAGATTTTTGATGGAGTGAAGAATGGCATAATTGGGGGAACATATGGCGGCAATGCCCTTGCCTGTGCTTCGGCCTTAAAGGTAATTGAAATCATAGAAAGAGACAATCTGTGTGCCCGGTCTTTGGAAATTGCTACGAAAGTGAAAGGAGCCTTTCATTTGTGGCACGAAGAGTTTGAAGAAATTGGGGATGTAAGAGGTATCGGATGTATGACCGGTATAGAATTTGTGACGGATAAAAAGAGTAAATCACCCAATGCAAGGCTGGTATCGGATATTGTTATTTATTGTGCAGAGCATGGGCTTATTGTGGAAAGCGCTGGAACCTATTCCAATGTCATTCGTTTCCTGTGTCCCCTGGTAGTGACAGATGAACAGCTGGATTGCGGGCTCTCGATTCTTTATAACGCAGTGAAGGCCTGCCGGTAG